The following proteins are co-located in the Sphingobacteriia bacterium genome:
- a CDS encoding 23S rRNA (adenine(2030)-N(6))-methyltransferase RlmJ — protein MNYNHEFHAGSFSDIIKHLTLIHEIEYYKLKNKPIVFFDTHAGQGIYDLYNEKSQRTGEYLTGINLVYKELKQEFPVFCKLIESLNVNSEIRYYPGSPYIIKNLKRESDKGIFIEKNKVIYEKLLKLKDTNILIHNRDGYEALNALLPLEEKRGVIIIDPAFEEKNEFIQIKTALEKLLKKFSTPTIIIWFPIKDEEIVDSFLDNINQLTKNYIYLITEFDNIEQNSSGMKKCGLIVINPTWNLNKFWNDIKSKLKSYSFKIYP, from the coding sequence ATGAATTACAATCATGAATTTCATGCCGGAAGTTTTTCCGATATTATTAAACATTTAACTTTAATTCATGAAATAGAATATTATAAGTTAAAAAATAAACCAATAGTTTTTTTTGATACTCATGCAGGTCAAGGAATTTATGATCTTTATAATGAGAAATCTCAAAGAACTGGTGAATATTTAACAGGAATTAATCTAGTTTATAAAGAATTAAAACAAGAATTTCCAGTTTTTTGTAAATTAATTGAGAGTTTAAATGTTAATAGTGAAATTAGGTATTATCCTGGCTCACCATATATAATTAAAAATCTAAAAAGAGAAAGTGATAAAGGAATTTTTATTGAGAAAAATAAAGTTATATATGAAAAATTACTTAAATTAAAAGATACAAATATTTTAATTCATAATCGTGATGGATATGAAGCATTAAATGCTCTTTTACCTTTAGAAGAAAAAAGAGGAGTAATTATTATTGATCCTGCTTTTGAAGAAAAAAATGAATTTATTCAAATTAAGACGGCGTTAGAAAAATTATTGAAAAAATTTTCTACCCCAACAATTATTATTTGGTTTCCTATAAAAGATGAAGAAATAGTTGATAGTTTTCTTGATAATATCAATCAATTAACTAAAAATTATATTTATTTAATTACGGAGTTTGATAATATTGAGCAAAACTCTAGTGGAATGAAAAAATGTGGTTTAATAGTTATAAACCCAACTTGGAATTTAAATAAATTTTGGAATGATATAAAAAGTAAGCTAAAAAGCTATAGTTTTAAAATTTATCCTTAA
- a CDS encoding VirB3 family type IV secretion system protein: MSDGNIETDPLFVGLTRPAMMLGVPYNYFAVNFFFALLLFINFDNKFKAIFGAVFMHFLGYILSFKEPRFMDLFMVKMKKCNRCKNKIFHGANSYDPF; this comes from the coding sequence ATGTCAGATGGTAATATAGAAACAGATCCTTTGTTCGTTGGTTTAACTCGACCAGCTATGATGTTGGGGGTACCTTATAATTATTTTGCAGTAAATTTTTTCTTTGCTCTTTTACTCTTCATAAATTTTGACAATAAATTTAAAGCTATATTTGGAGCGGTGTTTATGCACTTCTTAGGATATATATTATCTTTTAAAGAGCCTAGATTTATGGATTTGTTTATGGTCAAAATGAAAAAATGTAATAGATGTAAAAACAAAATTTTTCATGGTGCTAATTCTTATGACCCATTCTAA